One region of Babylonia areolata isolate BAREFJ2019XMU chromosome 29, ASM4173473v1, whole genome shotgun sequence genomic DNA includes:
- the LOC143275052 gene encoding uncharacterized protein LOC143275052, whose amino-acid sequence MPALSFFGNDRKVAVGALITCHLSWRISTDLAPVTQDRTDHAPEPKYKRFWSFIKHQKSSNTGVAPMKADGRLTPEPSAEDEILNRHFQSVFSKGNEYSTEEFTQKCNMKPADFPELENIKISVEGEKKLLHELKPDKASGSDNISPRILKELASEMAPILTTMFQSSVPTGTVPSDWKDANVTPIFKKKENNMIRQTAAQYP is encoded by the exons atgccagcACTGTCTTTTTTTGGCAACGACAGAAAAGTGGCGGTGGGAGCGCTTATCACCTGTCACCTCTCATGGAGGatctctacagatctggct CCTGTGACTCAGGACCGGACCGACCATGCGCCAGAGCCAAAGTACAAACGTTTCTGGTCGTTCATTAAACACCAGAAGTCGTCAAACACAGGAGTGGCCCCAATGAAGGCTGACGGACGCCTGACCCCAGAACCCTCAGCAGAGGATGAGATTCTGAACAGGCATTTCCAGTCAGTCTTCAGCAAAGGAAATGAGTACTCGACAGAAGAATTCACCCAGAAATGCAACATGAAACCAGCAGACTTCCCTGAGTTAGAGAACATCAAAATATCagtggagggagaaaagaagtTGTTGCATGAACTGAAGCCAGACAAAGCAAGTGGATCAGACAACATCAGCCCACGTATACTCAAAGAGCTGGCATCAGAAATGGCCCCAATCCTAACAACAATGTTCCAGTCATCCGTTCCCACCGGGACAGTTCCATCTGACTGGAAGGATGCCAATGTCACTCCAATTTTCAAGAAAAAGGAGAACAATATGATCCGGCAAACTGCCGCCCAGTATCCCTAA